A window of the Lolium perenne isolate Kyuss_39 chromosome 7, Kyuss_2.0, whole genome shotgun sequence genome harbors these coding sequences:
- the LOC127304031 gene encoding uncharacterized protein: MGKKGCRYDRLSALPDDILVNILDRLNVREAARTSILSKRWIRLSSELSHLIINAKEFVPEGVSNSNASVDYLVQMNAAAVEGAKGMLARRVLGEYTIRLLSTTFYLRDVVPISIGHAVGNAMATHKIEKAEFTVLTEKKRLQCTFDDIVNYGAQFLSFFNECQVAFSGLTRLYLENLKFAESDVVSNILVTCKQLKYLGFLNCATEYWLTFNVEHAQLGEISFEDCRFGKVELKWLPRLTRINFAFWMTYKYLPLSFGHVPLLEAVTLVNLALSWHEMVELSTLLFETSVRELHLGFRYEKIWLQPECLTRKLAYVFRPLRIVNLHSIPEGYDLTWTIFILEAAPLLEEFCMMVMDHPCEMKMDEEERRQCLYSEKKGVEWKSPTSNFKHHHLTKLIIFCFESYMVSYVRRVMKAAVNLTNVYLYDRLGCRMCRHLKPLKPTTFPPSKKHRCSMRNLLTQGIQSRARIQFLSCAEIRVDHARMLLN; this comes from the coding sequence ATGGGGAAAAAAGGCTGTAGATATGATAGGCTCAGCGCATTGCCTGATGACATTCTAGTCAACATTCTTGACCGACTCAATGTCCGTGAAGCTGCAAGAACCAGCATCCTTTCTAAACGGTGGATTCGTCTCTCCTCCGAGCTCTCTCATCTTATAATAAATGCTAAGGAGTTTGTGCCGGAGGGTGTGTCAAACTCCAATGCATCTGTTGATTACTTGGTTCAGATGAATGCAGCTGCTGTCGAAGGGGCAAAGGGCATGCTGGCACGCAGAGTTCTAGGGGAATACACCATCCGCCTCCTGTCGACGACGTTCTACTTGAGAGATGTTGTCCCCATATCCATCGGACATGCCGTTGGCAATGCTATGGCGACACACAAGATTGAGAAAGCAGAATTCACTGTTTTGACAGAGAAGAAACGCCTGCAGTGCACTTTTGATGATATAGTGAACTATGGGGCACAGTTCCTGTCATTTTTTAATGAGTGTCAGGTTGCATTTTCTGGTCTGACACGGCTTTACCTGGAGAATTTGAAATTTGCTGAATCTGACGTGGTCTCCAACATCCTCGTCACTTGTAAGCAGTTAAAATATTTAGGTTTTCTCAATTGCGCGACAGAGTATTGGCTGACATTCAATGTTGAGCATGCTCAACTCGGTGAGATCAGTTTTGAGGATTGCCGTTTTGGGAAAGTGGAACTCAAGTGGCTCCCAAGACTCACTCGAATAAACTTTGCTTTTTGGATGACTTACAAATACCTGCCACTGTCATTTGGTCATGTCCCATTGCTGGAGGCTGTGACCCTTGTAAATCTTGCTCTTAGTTGGCATGAAATGGTCGAACTGAGCACTTTACTTTTTGAGACCTCTGTACGAGAGCTGCACTTGGGGTTTAGATACGAAAAGATTTGGCTTCAACCAGAGTGTCTAACCAGAAAGCTGGCGTATGTGTTCCGCCCACTGAGGATTGTCAATCTACATAGCATTCCTGAAGGGTATGATCTCACATGGACAATATTCATTCTGGAAGCTGCACCATTGCTGGAGGAGTTCTGCATGATGGTAATGGATCACCCATGTGAAATGAAAAtggacgaggaggagaggagacaaTGCTTGTATAGTGAGAAGAAGGGCGTGGAGTGGAAATCACCTACATCAAATTTCAAGCACCACCATCTTACCAAGCTCATCATCTTCTGCTTTGAGTCCTACATGGTGAGTTATGTCAGGCGTGTGATGAAAGCAGCTGTGAATCTAACTAATGTGTACCTGTATGATAGACTGGGATGTCGGATGTGCCGACACCTGAAACCTCTGAAACCGACTACGTTTCCGCCGTCGAAGAAGCATAGGTGCTCGATGAGGAACCTCCTGACCCAGGGCATTCAGTCACGTGCCAGGATTCAATTTCTTAGCTGTGCTGAAATTCGTGTTGATCATGCACGAATGCTACTGAATTAG